A single genomic interval of Penicillium psychrofluorescens genome assembly, chromosome: 2 harbors:
- a CDS encoding uncharacterized protein (ID:PFLUO_003478-T1.cds;~source:funannotate) — MAAVQLKFGLRTSSNVKTVHLVGSWDNYSRQLPLSAEDKPGSWLGKFRFQTSMLKLGGRYWYYYIMDGYHVSHDPAVEYTVEPTTGRKLNILDVPGGKTSSSHRSSAPKARRGSTNIATGRALSPSKIQHPKPSKPYASRQLRESEFAAPTVDDLTRRFAGSRLSDSDGYSYSNSPPSSAGSSLSSRSSSGSGSTSPSSLSSLSDPPLPQCRCERYGITRKGDRVKLDCGGNRCGYITESSEASCSESEDSDEEYRRVRSAVRRQGIVVRR, encoded by the exons ATGGCCGCTGTCCAGCTCAAGTTCGGCCTGCGCACCTCGTCCAATGTCAAGACCGTCCATCTGGTCGGCTCCTGGGACAACTACTCGCGCCAGTTGCCGCTGTCCGCTGAGGACAAGCCCGGTTCCTGGCTGGGCAAGTTTCGCTTCCAGACCTCCATGCTGAAACTGGGTGGTCGCTACTGGTACTAC TACATCATGGATGGGTACCACGTCTCGCACGACCCAGCTGTCGAGTACACCGTCGAGCCCACCACGGGACGCAAACTAAACATCCTCGATGTTCCCGGCGgcaagaccagcagcagccaccgcaGCAGCGCCCCCAAAGCCCGCCGCGGCTCAACCAACATTGCCACTGGTCGTGCTCTATCCCCATCCAAGATCCAGCACCCCAAGCCCTCAAAGCCATACGCCTCGCGCCAGCTCCGCGAATCCGAGTTCGCCGCACCCACAGTCGACGACCTAACGCGCCGCTTCGCCGGCTCCCGCCTGTCAGACTCGGATGGCTACTCGTATTCCAACAGCCCGCCCAGCTCCGCTGGCTCATCGCTGTCCTCCCGCTCGTCATCGGGCTCGGGATCGACCTCTCCGTCGTccctctcctcgctcagcGACCCGCCCCTGCCCCAATGCCGCTGCGAGCGCTACGGCATCACCCGCAAGGGCGACCGCGTCAAGCTCGACTGCGGCGGTAACCGCTGTGGGTATATCACCGAGAGCTCGGAGGCGAGCTGTTCCGAGTCAGAGGATTCGGATGAGGAGTATCGTCGTGTACGCTCGGCTGTTCGTCGCCAGGGCATTGTCGTGCGACGCTAG
- a CDS encoding uncharacterized protein (ID:PFLUO_003475-T1.cds;~source:funannotate): protein MASVDELFKKPSSAASSKRKFESVRDPNELYKAAKTDPNGDVKSKGKGAMVEDEEAEDDDGEAGPELPPDFDEEDVPDDEEGRFFGGGMERKTAQAMQYIDQQEEEDAAPEKFDSTWVRRFALGFEKKISKNAELRAKFENDPQKFMASEADLDTEIKSLSILSEHPDLYEEFAKMGCVGSLVSLLSHENADIAIDAIQIMSELTDEDIQAEQEQWDSLVNAMMDADLIELLTQNLSRLDEGSETDRAGVYYVLSVLENLGSQSSVAEKIGQDSTILSWILSRIQQKEAPVSQNKQYAAEILAILLQSSSKNREKFASLDGVDVLLQLLSQYRKRDPAKDSDEEEYVENLFDTLICLADEDFGKDKFVQGEGIELALIMLKEGKFSKPRALRVLDHAFGGVGGAPACEKLVEAAGLRTVFGMFMKKQESQNIEHFLGIFASLLRLLPGGSAARIRTLAKFMEKDYEKIDKLIKLRREYAARVAPVEQAIEKERKSLSKEDQEYMAAEWLSRRFDAGLFSLQTIDVILSWLVAEDDGAKKKIVSLLADRDEDLSLVRGTLQEQLEGLGEEEPGQKDFKDMLSTLLQFL, encoded by the exons atggcaaGCGTCGACGAGCTCTTCAAG AAACCCTCATCGGCAGCGAGTTCCAAGCGCAAGTTCGAGTCCGTCCGCGATCCAA ATGAGCTATACAAAGCCGCGAAAACAGATCCCAATGGCGATGTGAAATCGAAAGGAAAAGGCGCgatggtggaggatgaagaagcggaagacgatgatggcgaagCTGGGCCGGAGCTGCCTCCCGActttgacgaggaggatgtaccggatgacgaggaggggCGCTTCTTTGGCGGTGGCATGGAGCGGAAGACGGCACAGGCGATGCAGTATATTGAtcagcaggaggaggaagatgctgCG CCCGAGAAATTCGACTCGACGTGGGTGCGCCGATTCGCTCTGGGATTCGAAAAGAAGATATCCAAGAACGCTGAACTGCGTGCGAAATTCGAGAACGACCCCCAAAA ATTCATGGCCTCGGAGGCCGATTTGGACACCGAAATCAAGAGCTTGTCGATTCTATCCGAGCATCCGGACCTTTACGAAGAGTTTGCGAAAATGGGTTGCGTGGGATCATTGGTTTCCCTGCTTTCGCATGAGAATGCCGATATTGCCATCGATGCTATCCAGATCATGAGTGAGCTGACGGATGAGGATATTCAagccgagcaggaacagTGGGATAGCTTGGTCAACGCAATG ATGGATGCCGATCTCATTGAACTATTGACACAAAATCTCTCGCGTCTTGACGAGGGCTCAGAGACGGACAGAGCAGGGGTTTATTACGTCTTGA GCGTCTTGGAAAATTTAGGCTCTCAATCGTCCGTCGCAGAGAAGATCGGGCAAGATTCCACAATATTGTCCTGGATTTTGTCCCGCAtccagcaaaaagaagccCCCGTCAGTCAGAACAAACAATATGCTGCGGAAATCCTAGCGATTCTATTGCAGTCGTCCTCAAAGAACAGAGAGAAATTTGCGTCTCTCGATGGCGttgatgttctccttcagctACTCAGCCAATACCGGAAACGAGACCCGGCAAAGGACTCTGACGAGGAAGAATATGTGGAGAACTTATTTGACACCTTGATCTGCCTGGCAGATGAAGATTTTGGCAAGGACAAGTTTGTGCAAGGCGAGGGCATTGAGCTCGCACTGATCATGCTCAAAGAGGGCAAATTTAGTAAACCCCGCGCGCTGAGAGTTCTTGACCATGCGTTCGGCGGAGTTGGGGGTGCGCCTGCATGTGAGAAATTGGTCGAGGCTGCAGGGCTGCGGACGGTTTTCGGGATGTTCATGAAGAAG CAAGAGAGCCAGAACATCGAGCATTTCCTCGGTATCTTTGCCTcgcttcttcgacttctaCCGGGCGGATCTGCAGCGCGCATTCGCACCCTGGCAAAATTCATGGAAAAGGACTACGAGAAGATCGATAAGCTCATCAAGCTGCGCCGCGAGTACGCCGCTCGCGTCGCCCCCGTGGAGCAAGCtatcgagaaggagcgcaaATCCTTATCTAAGGAGGACCAAGAATACATGGCTGCCGAGTGGCTGTCTCGGCGCTTTGATGCTGGGTTGTTCTCATTACAG ACAATCGATGTCATCCTCTCATGGCTGGttgccgaggacgatggcgcaaagaagaagatcgtgtCCCTTCTGGCGGACCGTGATGAGGATCTGAGCTTGGTACGGGGCACATTACAAG AACAACTGGAGGGCCTTGGAGAGGAGGAACCGGGGCAAAAAGATTTCAAGGATATGCTGAGCACGCTTCTGCAGTTCCTGTGA
- a CDS encoding uncharacterized protein (ID:PFLUO_003480-T1.cds;~source:funannotate): MKFSTSLIAFGMAAATAAMPQPRVDKPVGKWFDRYVVIVFENNNKDVTFGHPYWYNLTEMGMVLGDFHGTTHPSQPNYITMISNTIAGGVFDDADHNTTQMSLIDLFEPAGITWRAYMEGYTPLSNGGCNPISEDDETLYVRKHNPFMSFDNIRNNTKRCRNIVNAEQHFENDVALGADAPMYMFITPNLDNDAHNTNVSYAAPALQHYVDTMLNNADFMKNTMILITFDENDIYSPKYFGTDNNIYSVLLGNDTIQCYNCNDQQYYNHFSQVVTIEQNWGLDYIPQPDGSEEGWDQWWLPFGLLRNDGQDICASSPCDFFN; encoded by the exons ATGAAGTTTTCCACCAGTCTAATTGCTTTTGGCATGGCCGCAGCTACTGCTGCCATGCCTCAGCCCCGTGTTGACAAGCCAGTGGGCAAATGGTTTGACC GCTATGTTGTGATCGTCTTtgagaacaacaacaaggaTGTCACCTTCGGGCATCCATACTGGTACAACCTCACTGAGATGGGCATGGTACTGGGCGACTTCCACGGCACGACCCATCCTTCGCAG CCCAATTACATCACCATGATTTCCAACACCATCGCGGGTGGTGTGTTCGACGATGCGGACCACAACACCACCCAGATGAGTCTGATTGACCTCTTTGAGCCCGCTGGTATTACCTGGAGGGCGTATATGGAGGGCTACACCCCCCTTTCCAATGGTGGTTGCAACCCCAtcagcgaggacgacgagactCTCTATGTCCG CAAGCACAACCCCTTCATGTCTTTTGACAACATCCGAAACAACACCAAGCGCTGCCGCAATATTGTCAATGCCGAGCAACACTTTGAGAACGACGTTGCTCTGGGTGCCGATGCCCCGATGTACATGTTCATTACTCCCAACTTGGACAACGACGCTCACAACACCAACGTCTCCTACGCTGCGCCTGCTCTCCAGCACTACGTCGACACTATGTTGAACAACGCGGATTTCATGAAGAACACTATGATCCTGATTACCTTCGACGAGAACG ACATCTACTCCCCTAAGTACTTCGGTACCGACAACAACATCTACTCCGTCCTTCTGGGTAACGACACCATTCAGTGCTACAACTGCAACGATCAGCAGTACTATAACC ACTTCTCCCAGGTCGTCACGATTGAGCAAAACTGGGGCCTTGACTACATTCCCCAGCCCGATGGAAGCGAAGAGGGTTGGGATCAGTGGTGGTTGCCCTTCGGCCTCCTTCGCAACGACGGCCAGGATATttgcgcatcttctccttgcgATTTCTTCAATTAG
- a CDS encoding uncharacterized protein (ID:PFLUO_003474-T1.cds;~source:funannotate) produces the protein MGHEVTSPLPEGIFSLLDTDLYKLTMQCAILKYFPDVYVTYGFTNRTPDMKLRRGAYKWLLEQMDKLANICVTADERAFLKNKCPYFSDAYITFLETFRLKPSEQIEIKFSPVHDTGSDDDEGLVEYIIKGLWLDTILYEIPLLALTSQAYFMFSDTDWDYVNQEEKAYRKGCALLENGCIFSEFGSRRRRDYHTHDLVMTGLSRAAEEAKRQGWKGVFTGTSNVHLAMKYNTNAVGTVAHEWYMGIAAITDDYKNANELALRYWLGCFGQGVLGIALTDTFGTPAFLDAFRKPIPEYTSAGAGAVSTTASGAATTVQSAVQSESTIEPPVAAPIQKGGSHPTKTYAQVYDGVRQDSGDPANFVKIVRQFYDREGITSPKTMVFSDSLTIDLCLEYKTLAEEARFKPVFGVGTFFTNDFINKTNGQKSKPLNIVIKIASGNGRPAVKLSDNMGKNTGDRETVQKVKKQLGYVEQEWKEGDESNRWARST, from the exons ATGGGCCATGAAGTTACCTCTCCCTTGCCGGAGGGCATCTTCTCCCTTCTGGACACCGATCTCTACAAGCTGACGATGCAATGCGCGATCCTCAAGTACTTCCCTGATGTTT ATGTGACTTACGGCTTCACGAACCGCACCCCGGACATGAAGCTGCGCCGCGGAGCGTACAAATGGCTTCTGGAACAGATGGACA AACTCGCAAACATCTGCGTCACCGCCGATGAGCGCGCCTTTCTCAAGAACAAATGCCCGTACTTCAGTGATGCCTACATCACCTTCCTGGAGACTTTTCGGCTCAAACCCTccgagcagatcgagatcaaGTTCTCGCCTGTCCACGACACGGGcagtgacgatgatgagggcCTCGTGGAGTACATCATTAAGGGGCTCTGGCTCGACACGATCCTGTACGAGATCCCGCTATTGGCGCTGACCAGCCAGGCATATTTCATGTTCAGTGACACCGACTGGGACTATGTGAACCAGGAGGAAAAGGCATACCGCAAGGGCTGCGCGTTGCTGGAGAATGGTTGCATATTTTCGGAGTTTGGATcgcgtcgtcgtcgggaCTACCACACCCACGACCTGGTCATGACTGGGCTGTCTCGAGCTGCAGAGGAGGCCAAACGGCAAGGGTGGAAAGGCGTTTTTACGGGGACGAGCAATGTGCACCTTGCGATGAAGTACAACACCAATGCTGTAGGGACTGTGGCGCATGAATGGTATATGGGCATTGCGGCTATCACGGATGACTACAAGAACGCCAACGAGCTGGCTTTGCGGTACTGGCTTGGATGTTTTGGACAAGGG GTCCTCGGGATTGCCCTCACCGACACATTCGGCACGCCCGCCTTCCTCGACGCTTTCCGCAAGCCCATTCCCGAGTACACCAGCGCAGGTGCGGGAGCAGTCAGCACCACAGCGTCCGGTGCCGCAACCACCGTGCAATCAGCAGTACAGAGCGAATCAACCATCGAGCCCCCCGTTGCTGCACCAATCCAAAAAGGTGGCAGTCACCCAACCAAGACGTATGCACAGGTCTACGATGGCGTTCGGCAAGACTCAGGTGACCCAGCGAACTTCGTCAAAATAGTGCGCCAATTCTACGACCGCGAGGGAATTACCTCTCCCAAGACGATGGTCTTCTCGGACTCCTTGACGATCGACCTGTGTCTGGAGTACAAGACCctcgccgaagaagcacGCTTCAAACCCGTGTTTGGCGTTGGCACTTTCTTTACCA ATGATTTCATCAACAAAACCAACGGCCAGAAATCCAAACCGCTCAATATCGTCATCAAGATCGCCTCAGGGAACGGTCGTCCGGCAGTCAAGCTGAGTgacaacatgggcaagaaCACGGGTGACCGTGAAACAGTCCAGAAGGTGAAGAAGCAGCTCGGGTACGTGGAGCAAGAGTGGAAGGAAGGCGATGAGAGTAATCGCTGGGCGCGATCCACATAG
- a CDS encoding uncharacterized protein (ID:PFLUO_003479-T1.cds;~source:funannotate) yields the protein MSPPPPVLLVIDLQQGIVEGPADWGPRSTLKLTENVAHLLHTWRSRSWPVLHVYHDDLDEPDNPAQVKFPETFAPHISAAPLSSEPQFIKHRGSAFVGTKLLEELERLEKDGKRKIVVIGMDGSQCVNNTVRHAADLGFQLLVVADACSCYGMEDWRTGKQLGAEETWEAAMGVLTGSAKIVETDKALTTLGYD from the coding sequence ATGAGTCCCCCACCACCAGTCCTCCTCGTAATCGATCTCCAACAGGGCATCGTCGAGGGTCCAGCAGATTGGGGACCTCGCTCCACTCTCAAACTGACCGAGAATGTCGCACATCTCCTCCATACCTGGCGCTCCCGATCCTGGCCCGTACTACACGTCTACCAcgacgatctcgacgagcCAGACAACCCGGCGCAGGTTAAATTTCCCGAAACATTTGCGCCGCATATATCTGCGGCGCCGCTCTCATCGGAACCACAATTTATCAAGCATCGAGGTAGCGCATTCGTGGGCACTAAGTTGCtagaggagctggagcggttggagaaggatggaAAGAGGAAAATTGTGGTTATTGGCATGGACGGCTCACAGTGCGTTAATAATACTGTCAGACATGCCGCGGACCTTGGGTTTCAGTTGCTGGTTGTGGCAGATGCGTGTTCCTGTTATGGCATGGAGGACTGGAGGACAGGAAAGCAACTTGGTGCCGAGGAGACGTGGGAAGCTGCAATGGGAGTATTGACAGGCTCTGCAAAGATTGTTGAGACCGACAAGGCGTTAACGACTTTAGGGTATGACTAG
- a CDS encoding DNA-directed RNA polymerase II subunit RPB2 (ID:PFLUO_003476-T1.cds;~source:funannotate) translates to MADYDEAYEEEFYDDAEEGITSEDCWTVISSFFDTKGLVSQQLDSFDEFISSTMQELVEEQGQVVLDQTLPPNEDEVDPVVVRRYELKFGTVMLSRPSVTEGDGATTIMLPQEARLRNLTYASPLYLGVTKRIMEGRERRVADRDDEETIEAEETQKNRGTYLSWEQKELPAEQMKEETVFIGKMPIMLKSKYCILKDLNEQSLYGWNECPYDSGGYFIINGSEKVLIAQERSAGNIVQVFKKAPPSPTPYVAEIRSAVEKGSRLLSQLALKLFAKGDSAKGGFGPTIRSTLPYVKTDIPIVVVFRALGVVSDEDILNHICYDRNDTPMLEMLKPCIEEGFVIQDREVALDFIAKRGSSQSNLNHERRVRYAREIMQKELLPHISQSEGSETRKAFFLGYMVHRLLQCALGRRDVDDRDHFGKKRLDLAGPLLANLFRVLFTRVTRDLQRYVQRCVETNREIYLNIGIKASTLTGGLKYALATGNWGEQKKAASAKAGVSQVLSRYTYASTLSHLRRTNTPIGRDGKIAKPRQLHNTHWGLVCPAETPEGQACGLVKNLALMCYITVGTPSEPIIDFMIQRNMEVLEEFEPQVTPNATKVFVNGVWVGIHRDPSHLVNTMLSLRRRNMISHEVSLIRDIREREFKIFTDTGRVCRPLYVIDNDPKSENAGSLVLNKEHIRKLEQDKDLPPDMDPEDRRERYFGWDGLVRSGVVEYVDAEEEETIMIVMTPEDLEISKQLQAGYALPEEETNDPNKRVRSILSQRAHTWTHCEIHPSMILGVCASIIPFPDHNQSPRNTYQSAMGKQAMGVFLTNFNQRMETMANILYYPQKPLATTRSMEFLRFRELPAGQNAIVAIATYSGYNQEDSVIMNQSSIDRGLFRSLFYRTYTDSEKMVGLTVVERFEKPMRSDTIGMRKGTYDKIDDDGIIAPGVRVSGEDIIIGKTAPLAPEAEELGQRTKSHTKIDVSTPLRSTESGIVDQVLISTSNDDLKFVKVRMRTTKVPQIGDKFASRHGQKGTIGITYRQEDMPFTREGVVPDLIINPHAIPSRMTIAHLIECQLSKVSSLRGFEGDATPFTDVTVDSISRLLREHGYQSRGFEVMYNGHTGRKLMAQVFLGPTYYQRLRHMVDDKIHARARGPTQILTRQPVEGRARDGGLRFGEMERDCMIAHGASAFLKERLFDVSDPFRVHICDDCGLMTPVAKLKKGLFECRLCNNKHRISQVHIPYAAKLLFQELASMNIAARMFTNRSGVSVR, encoded by the exons ATGGCCGACTACGATGAGGCATATGAGGAGGAGTTCTATGACGATGCGGAGGAGGGCATCACCTCGGAGGACTGCTGGACCGTGATCTCTTCGTTCTTCGACACGAAGGGCCTGGTGTCCCAGCAGTTGGACTCGTTTGATGAATTCATCTCATCGACGATGCAGGAACTCGTGGAGGAACAAGGACAGGTCGTTCTCGATCAGACTCTCCCGCCAAATGAAGACGAAGTAGACCCCGTGGTCGTGCGTCGGTATGAGCTTAAATTCGGCACCGTCATGCTCTCGCGACCGTCGGTGACTGAGGGCGATGGTGCGACTACGATCATGCTGCCGCAGGAAGCACGCCTCCGAAATTTGACCTACGCTAGTCCGCTGTACCTCGGCGTCACGAAGAGAATCATGGAAGGGCGAGAGCGACGAGTTGCCGATcgcgacgacgaggagaccaTCGAGGCTGAGGAAACCCAGAAGAACCGTGGCACATATCTGTCATGGGAACAGAAAGAACTGCCTgcggagcagatgaaggaggagacAGTGTTCATTGGCAAGATGCCCATCATGCTCAAGTCCAAGTACTGCATCTTGAAGGACCTGAACGAGCAGTCTCTGTACGGCTGGAACGAGTGCCCCTATGACTCGGGCGGTTATTTCATCATTAACGGAAGCGAGAAGGTTCTGATTGCACAGGAGCGCAGTGCTGGCAATATCGTGCAGGTTTTCAAAAAGGCCCCTCCGAGCCCAACACCCTACGTGGCAGAAATTCGAAGCGCTGTCGAGAAAGGTTCGCGCCTTCTCAGTCAGCTGGCGCTCAAGCTTTTTGCCAAGGGCGACAGTGCCAAGGGAGGCTTCGGTCCGACTATTCGATCGACTTTGCCTTACGTCAAGACCGATATCCCCATCGTGGTAGTCTTCCGAGCGCTGGGCGTCGTTTCCGACGAGGATATTCTGAATCACATTTGCTACGACCGCAATGATACTccgatgctggagatgttgaagCCTTGTATCGAAGAGGGTTTCGTCATCCAAGACCGTGAGGTGGCGCTCGACTTCATCGCCAAGCGAGGCTCATCACAATCGAACCTGAACCACGAGAGGCGTGTGCGATACGCTCGGGAGATTATGCAGAAGGAGCTGCTCCCTCACATCTCACAGAGCGAGGGCAGCGAGACTCGTAAGGCGTTCTTCTTGGGCTACATGGTGCACCGACTCCTGCAGTGTGCACTGGGTCGCCGTGACGTTGACGATCGTGACCACTTCGGAAAGAAGCGTCTTGATCTGGCTGGCCCGCTTCTGGCGAACTTGTTCCGTGTTCTTTTCACTCGCGTTACCCGAGATCTGCAGCGCTACGTGCAGCGGTGTGTTGAGACGAACCGTGAAATCTACTTGAATATTGGTATCAAGGCCAGCACATTGACCGGCGGTCTGAAGTACGCCCTTGCAACTGGCAACTGGGgagagcagaagaaggctgccagCGCCAAGGCCGGTGTATCCCAAGTGCTCAGTCGCTACACCTATGCGTCTACTTTGTCTCATTTGCGCCGCACCAATACCCCCATCGGCCGAGATGGCAAGATCGCCAAACCGCGCCAGCTCCACAATACTCACTGGGGTCTGGTGTGTCCCGCTGAAACGCCCGAAGGTCAGGCTTGTGGTCTTGTCAAAAATCTGGCACTCATGTGCTACATCACCGTTGGTACGCCTAGCGAGCCAATCATTGACTTCATGATTCAACGGAACATGGAAGTTTTGGAAGAATTCGAGCCCCAAGTGACGCCCAACGCTACCAAGGTGTTTGTTAATGGTGTCTGGGTCGGTATCCACCGCGATCCGTCACATCTCGTCAACACCATGCTGTCGCTGCGCCGACGGAACATGATCTCCCACGAAGTCAGCTTGATTCGGGATATTCGTGAGCGGGAGTTCAAGATTTTCACTGACACTGGTCGTGTGTGCCGCCCACTTTATGTCATTGACAACGACCCGAAGAGTGAGAATGCCGGGTCGCTGGTCCTGAACAAGGAGCACATCCGgaagctggagcaggacaaGGATTTGCCACCGGATATGGATCCAGAAGACCGCCGGGAGCGCTACTTTGGTTGGGATGGTCTGGTGCGGTCGGGTGTGGTGGAGTATGTggacgccgaggaagaagagacgatCATGATTGTGATGACACCCGAGGATCTCGAGATCTCTAAGCAACTTCAGGCCGGCTACGCCCtgcccgaagaagaaaccaACGATCCCAATAAGCGTGTCCGCTCGATCCTTAGCCAACGGGCGCACACATGGACACACTGCGAGATTCACCCCAGTATGATCTTGGGTGTTTGCGCCAGCATCATTCCGTTCCCCGACCACAACCAGTCGCCCCGTAACACTTACCAATCTGCTATGGGTAAACAAGCGATGGGAGTGTTCCTGACAAACTTTAATCAGCGCATGGAGACGATGGCGAATATCCTCTATTATCCTCAGAAACCGCTGGCGACGACGCGATCAATGGAGTTCTTACGATTCCGTGAGCTGCCGGCCGGTCAGAATGCCATCGTGGCCATTGCCACTTACTCGGGCTACAATCAGGAAGATTCGGTCATTATGAACCAAAGCAGCATTGACCGCGGCCTGTTCCGCAGTTTGTTCTACCGCACTTACACGGactcggagaagatggtgggcCTGACGGTGGTGGAGCGCTTTGAGAAGCCGATGCGGTCCGACACCATCGGAATGCGCAAGGGTACTTATGACAAgattgacgatgatggtatCATCGCCCCTGGTGTGAGAGTGTCTGGAGAAGATATCATCATTGGCAAGACCGCTCCTTTGGCGCCCGAAGCGGAGGAGCTCGGCCAACGTACCAAGTCCCATACCAAAATTGACGTGTCGACGCCGCTGCGCAGCACCGAGAGCGGTATTGTGGACCAGGTGTTGATCTCGACCAGCAATGACGACCTCAAATTTGTCAAAGTGCGTATGCGCACAACCAAGGTGCCCCAGATCGGTGACAAATTCGCCTCGCGTCACGGACAGAAGGGTACGATTGGTATCACCTACCGACAGGAGGACATGCCATTCACGCGGGAGGGTGTGGTTCCCGACCTGATCATCAACCCGCACGCCATTCCGTCGCGTATGACCATCGCCCACTTGATCGAATGTCAGCTCAGCAAGGTGTCTTCGCTGCGCGGGTTCGAGGGCGACGCGACCCCGTTCACCGATGTGACGGTGGACTCGATCTcgcggctgctgcgcgaGCACGGGTACCAGTCGCGTGGGTTCGAGGTCATGTACAACGGCCACACAGGCCGCAAATTGATGGCGCAAGTGTTCCTGGGCCCGACGTACTACCAGCGCCTGCGGCACATGGTCGACGACAAGATCCACGCTCGTGCGCGTGGGCCGACACAGATTCTGACCCGGCAGCCTGTCGAGGGTCGTGCGCGTGACGGTGGCCTGCGTTTCGGAGAGATGGAGCGCGATTGCATGATCGCTCACGGCGCCAGCGCCTTCCTGAAGGAGCGTCTGTTCGACGTGTCGGATCCGTTCCGTGTGCACATCTGCGACGACTGCGGGTTGATGACCCCTGTTGC AAAACTGAAAAAGGGCCTCTTCGAGTGCCGCCTGTGCAACAACAAACACCGCATCTCGCAAGTGCACATCCCGTACGCCGCCAAGCTTCTGTTCCAAGAGCTGGCCTCGATGAACATTGCCGCGAGGATGTTTACCAATCGCTCCGGGGTGTCTGTGCGGTGA
- a CDS encoding uncharacterized protein (ID:PFLUO_003477-T1.cds;~source:funannotate), with translation MSEQPIAVDPDFYASHDAYQPSDFESETTSLASSIYRGVMENGRRYQTIKEGEYWAPSDEQQFESLEAGHLVCMILDSTSDNPLFQAPLKNPKHILDLGTGRGNWAVDVADMFPDANVRGVDLFPPPLDWLPPNCVLEVDDVLQEWTWRTPFDLIHMRQMIASFTSEEWAKVYKQCYDNLAPGGWIEQWEGDAVVRCDDNTMPENCHTRAFGVAVVEASENWGHSARTMSEMRRSMEEAGFVDVHETNYKMPIGPWPRDSVLKEAGRLHYHQWASGMEGWALYLLTKYGLPQPWTKEEVLVLMAKIRAEIQNPRIHIYQRAKRVWARKPTTEELAAKNASAAPQIKQEPAA, from the exons ATGTCCGAGCAGCCCATTGCGGTG GACCCGGACTTTTATGCCTCCCACGATGCCTACCAGCCGAGTGACTTCGAGTC GGAGACGACCTCGCTCGCCTCGTCGATTTATCGCGGTGTGATGGAAAATGGCCGACG ATACCAAACGATCAAAGAGGGCGAATATTG GGCTCCATCGGACGAGCAACAATTCGAGAGTCTGGAAGCTGG GCACCTCGTCTGCATGATCCTTGACTCGACCTCGGACAACCCGCTGTTCCAGGCACCTTTGAAGAACCCCAAAcacatcctcgatctcggcaCGGGCCGAGGCAACTGGGCCGT TGATGTTGCTGATATGTTCCCGGACG CGAACGTGCGCGGCGTCGACCTCTTCCCCCCGCCGCTGGACTGGCTCCCGCCCAACTGCGTCCTGGAAGTCGACGACGTGCTCCAGGAATGGACGTGGCGCACGCCCTTTGACCTGATCCATATGCGGCAGATGATCGCGTCGTTTACGTCCGAGGAATGGGCCAAGGTGTACAAGCAGTGCTACGA CAACCTCGCCCCTGGCGGCTGGATCGAACAATGGGAAGGCGACGCCGTAGTCCGCTGCGACGACAATACCATGCCCGAAAACTGCCACACCCGGGCCTTCGGAGTCGCGGTGGTTGAAGCAAGCGAAAACTGGGGCCACTCGGCGAGAACGATGAGCGAGATGCGGCGCTCCATGGAGGAAGCCGGGTTCGTGGACGTGCACGAGACGAACTACAAAATGCCCATCGGGCCATGGCCTAGGGATTCTGTGCTCAAGGAGGCTGGTCGTCTGCATTATCACCAGTGGGCGTCTGGTATGGAGGGTTGGGCGCTCTATCTCCTGACCAAGTATGGCTTGCCGCAGCCGTGGacgaaggaggaggtgctggtTCTGATGGCGAAGATTCGGGCCGAGATTCAGAATCCGAGGATTCATATTTACCAGCGCGC GAAACGTgtctgggcgaggaagccTACGACtgaggagctggcggcgaagaaTGCATCTGCTGCGCCTCAGATCAAGCAGGAGCCTGCGGCGTGA